One window of the Devosia sp. 2618 genome contains the following:
- a CDS encoding outer membrane beta-barrel protein has product MRLRRRQTIGRAGVTALCALCLAVPALAGSDLSTGDGSQSDNDRLLPGVYPQEPVLTDNTWLREPYDPFFDVDWSVALRGTYTKQTDGERFDTRLVPSVSLEHIGSRSAVNFDATAEIIRPNDTGTIDISALRLGLQTGYALDSETRLSAGGNLSVTRATPGTPGLASDIAEASQTISGDVDVGIARSFGKFNVAVTGGVGRNIYGPTTLVDGTVRQNYDSNYTSLDAGLRVGFQATPILEVFGQAALGRDIFDHTSSVLNVSTDANDATLRAGVTGRWNDTLEATASAGLGLRRFDEASLGEVVTQLYDANLVFTPDSTWRMVAGLTTTVAPPGADNAGTTRVEYGANAQVAYTVNSWLALRALADWRSARFEGSNATETGYGLGAGADYRLNKHTAINADYGFDHSDSTADGAQDAHRVTLGVTVSR; this is encoded by the coding sequence TTGCGCTTGCGACGGCGGCAGACAATAGGACGGGCAGGGGTCACGGCTCTCTGCGCGCTTTGCCTTGCCGTACCGGCGCTGGCTGGTTCTGATCTTTCGACGGGCGACGGCTCGCAGAGCGATAATGACCGCCTGCTGCCCGGTGTCTATCCGCAAGAGCCCGTACTGACCGACAACACATGGCTGCGCGAGCCATATGATCCGTTTTTCGATGTCGACTGGTCGGTGGCGCTGCGCGGCACCTATACCAAGCAGACCGATGGCGAGCGCTTCGATACGCGGCTGGTGCCCAGCGTCAGCCTCGAACACATCGGCAGTCGCTCTGCAGTCAATTTCGACGCTACCGCAGAAATCATCCGGCCCAACGATACCGGCACTATCGATATCAGCGCGCTGCGGCTGGGCCTCCAGACCGGCTATGCGCTCGATAGCGAAACGCGCTTGAGCGCGGGCGGCAATCTGTCGGTGACGCGGGCGACGCCCGGCACGCCCGGACTGGCCAGCGACATTGCCGAGGCCTCACAGACCATTTCGGGCGATGTCGATGTCGGCATTGCGCGCAGTTTCGGCAAGTTCAATGTAGCCGTGACCGGCGGCGTGGGCCGCAATATCTATGGGCCGACGACACTGGTCGATGGCACCGTGCGGCAAAACTACGATTCCAACTACACCTCGCTCGACGCGGGGCTGCGCGTTGGCTTCCAGGCGACGCCGATCCTTGAAGTGTTTGGACAAGCTGCGCTTGGGCGCGATATTTTCGATCACACGTCTTCGGTGTTGAACGTCAGCACCGATGCGAACGATGCGACATTGCGCGCTGGTGTCACCGGCCGCTGGAACGATACGCTCGAGGCGACAGCTTCAGCCGGTCTTGGGCTGCGCCGCTTCGACGAAGCAAGCCTGGGCGAAGTCGTGACCCAGCTTTACGACGCCAACCTCGTATTCACGCCCGATTCGACGTGGCGCATGGTCGCTGGTTTGACGACGACCGTGGCGCCGCCCGGTGCGGATAATGCCGGCACCACACGCGTTGAATATGGGGCCAATGCCCAAGTGGCCTATACGGTCAATTCCTGGCTCGCCTTGCGCGCGCTGGCCGATTGGCGCTCGGCGCGCTTTGAGGGCAGCAATGCCACCGAGACTGGATACGGGCTGGGCGCAGGCGCCGACTATCGCCTCAACAAGCACACCGCGATCAATGCCGATTATGGCTTTGATCATTCCGACAGTACGGCCGACGGTGCGCAGGATGCGCACCGCGTGACCCTGGGTGTAACAGTTTCCCGCTAG
- the galU gene encoding UTP--glucose-1-phosphate uridylyltransferase GalU, which produces MPKRVRTAVFPVAGLGTRFLPATKALPKEMLTVVDRPLIQYAVDEAREAGIEHFVFVTGRNKGVIEDHFDRQFELETTLETRGKSQALDELRKDLPSAGRTSFTRQQEPLGLGHAVWCARDIVGDNPFALLLPDMLFKGEPGVLKQMMDAYEERGGNIIAVEEVPEEEVSSYGVVKRGAGADNGFAVTGMVEKPKREDAPSNLIISGRYILQPEIFNLLADQPRGAGGEIQLTDGMQTLMKRQDFTGVKYEGKSFDCGSKIGFLTANVVYALDRDDIREGFLKELRKLDLEASL; this is translated from the coding sequence TTGCCTAAACGCGTTAGAACGGCCGTATTCCCCGTAGCCGGCCTCGGAACCCGCTTCCTGCCGGCGACCAAGGCTCTGCCCAAAGAAATGCTGACCGTCGTCGACCGTCCGCTGATCCAATACGCCGTGGACGAAGCGCGCGAAGCAGGCATAGAACACTTCGTGTTCGTCACCGGCCGCAACAAGGGTGTCATCGAAGACCATTTCGACCGCCAGTTCGAGCTGGAAACGACGCTCGAAACCCGCGGCAAGAGCCAGGCGCTCGATGAACTGCGCAAGGACCTGCCATCGGCCGGCCGCACCAGCTTCACCCGTCAGCAGGAGCCGCTTGGCCTTGGCCACGCCGTCTGGTGCGCCCGCGACATCGTCGGCGACAATCCATTCGCTTTGCTGCTGCCCGACATGCTGTTCAAGGGCGAGCCCGGGGTGCTCAAGCAGATGATGGACGCCTATGAAGAGCGCGGCGGCAATATCATCGCCGTCGAGGAAGTGCCCGAGGAAGAAGTGTCGTCCTACGGCGTGGTCAAGCGCGGCGCCGGCGCCGACAACGGCTTTGCCGTCACTGGCATGGTCGAAAAGCCCAAGCGCGAAGACGCGCCATCGAACCTGATCATTTCTGGCCGCTACATCCTACAGCCCGAAATCTTCAACCTGCTGGCAGATCAGCCACGCGGTGCAGGCGGCGAAATCCAGCTCACCGACGGCATGCAGACCCTGATGAAGCGCCAAGATTTCACCGGCGTGAAATACGAGGGTAAGAGCTTCGATTGCGGTTCAAAGATCGGCTTTTTGACCGCCAATGTCGTTTACGCGCTCGACCGCGACGATATCCGCGAGGGCTTCCTCAAGGAACTGCGCAAGCTCGATCTTGAAGCCAGCCTCTAG
- the galE gene encoding UDP-glucose 4-epimerase GalE yields the protein MVVLVTGGAGYIGSHMVLNLADAGEKVVVLDNLVTGFDWAVDGRATFEAGNAGDTDLVRRLIDKHGITEIVHFAGSIVVPESVIDPLKYYANNTATSRNLIEAAVKSGVKHFIFSSTAAVYGMTGLAPVVETTPLNPMSPYGRSKLMTEWMLADVAAAHPMTFGVLRYFNVAGADPGKRSGQSTPLATHLIKVACQTALGQREKMDIFGTDYETPDGTCVRDYIHVTDLIAAHALLLKHLRNGGDSTTLNCAYGQGYSVRQVVETVRGVSGVNFRVDEGPRRAGDPASITATGEKVRKLLGWVPQHDDLTEIVQSAYAWERHLMTRNR from the coding sequence ATGGTTGTTCTCGTAACCGGTGGCGCTGGATATATCGGCAGCCATATGGTGCTCAACCTTGCTGATGCAGGCGAAAAGGTTGTCGTGCTCGACAATCTGGTGACCGGTTTTGATTGGGCCGTCGATGGCCGCGCGACGTTCGAAGCGGGTAACGCCGGGGACACCGACCTGGTTCGCCGTCTGATCGACAAACATGGCATTACCGAGATCGTGCACTTTGCCGGCTCTATCGTGGTGCCAGAATCGGTCATTGATCCCCTGAAATATTACGCCAACAACACGGCCACCTCGCGCAATCTGATCGAGGCTGCCGTCAAGAGCGGGGTGAAGCACTTCATCTTCTCCTCGACGGCGGCGGTTTACGGCATGACGGGACTAGCGCCGGTGGTGGAAACGACGCCGCTCAACCCGATGTCGCCTTATGGTCGCTCCAAACTGATGACCGAATGGATGTTGGCCGACGTCGCGGCGGCCCATCCGATGACCTTTGGTGTGCTGCGCTATTTCAACGTTGCGGGCGCCGATCCGGGCAAGCGCAGCGGGCAGTCGACACCACTGGCGACGCATCTGATCAAGGTCGCCTGCCAGACCGCGCTCGGCCAGCGCGAGAAGATGGACATTTTCGGCACCGACTATGAGACGCCGGATGGCACATGTGTGCGCGACTATATCCATGTCACCGACCTGATCGCAGCTCACGCGCTGCTGCTCAAGCATTTGCGCAATGGTGGCGACAGTACGACGCTCAATTGTGCCTATGGGCAGGGCTATTCTGTTCGTCAGGTGGTCGAGACGGTGCGCGGCGTGTCCGGCGTCAATTTCCGCGTCGATGAAGGTCCGCGCCGCGCTGGCGATCCGGCTTCGATCACGGCGACCGGTGAAAAGGTGCGCAAGCTTTTGGGTTGGGTGCCGCAGCATGATGACCTGACGGAAATCGTGCAATCGGCTTATGCCTGGGAACGCCATCTGATGACGCGAAACCGTTAG
- a CDS encoding lytic murein transglycosylase, with translation MRLAALFLLLSTLPALAQPVESFDSFIAGFRAKALAAGVSASVYDTAMKGMRPDPRVPSLVSTQPEFTTPMWDYIEGRVTSGRISRGKAAMTQNAALFTSVGQAYGVDPYILGAIWGMETDYGAVLGNASLIRPVVRSLATLVHQRRTRLVEDEADLIGALQLVQRGPLTAETLVGSWAGAIGHLQVNPSNVVAHGTDGDGDGRIDLHHSLADALATSARFLRSMGYQPGIDWGMEVVVPAGFDYLLASRTEMRPISFFAQRGITRVAGRQFADPNLQVFLYLPAGKDGPKFLMTQNYLVLKGYNFSDSYAMSVAHMTDRLKGGGGFVDDWPRNTAFPNLSQRKAIQEALIRLGLYQGAVDGRIGPISQEAYARFQASRGEVADGFITKQSYEALAAASR, from the coding sequence ATGCGGCTGGCAGCTTTATTCTTGCTTTTATCGACGCTGCCGGCGCTGGCTCAACCTGTCGAAAGTTTTGACAGCTTTATCGCTGGCTTTCGCGCCAAGGCGCTTGCCGCCGGGGTGAGTGCCTCGGTTTACGATACCGCCATGAAGGGCATGAGGCCCGATCCGCGCGTCCCCAGTCTGGTTTCAACGCAGCCCGAGTTTACCACGCCGATGTGGGACTATATCGAGGGCCGCGTCACCAGCGGACGCATCTCGCGCGGCAAGGCGGCAATGACCCAGAACGCGGCATTGTTTACTTCGGTCGGGCAAGCCTATGGGGTCGACCCCTACATTCTGGGCGCCATCTGGGGCATGGAAACCGATTATGGCGCGGTGCTGGGTAATGCCAGCCTGATCCGCCCTGTGGTGCGTTCGCTGGCAACATTGGTCCACCAGCGGCGCACGCGCTTGGTCGAGGATGAGGCCGACCTGATCGGGGCGCTACAACTGGTGCAGCGCGGGCCCCTGACGGCCGAGACACTGGTCGGATCATGGGCCGGGGCCATCGGGCATTTGCAGGTCAATCCATCCAATGTGGTGGCGCATGGCACCGATGGCGATGGCGACGGGCGGATCGACCTGCACCATTCACTGGCCGACGCGCTGGCGACCAGTGCGCGCTTCCTGCGCTCGATGGGTTATCAGCCGGGGATCGATTGGGGCATGGAGGTCGTGGTGCCGGCGGGGTTTGACTACCTCCTCGCCTCGCGCACCGAGATGCGACCGATTTCGTTCTTTGCCCAGCGCGGCATTACCCGCGTTGCGGGGCGCCAATTCGCCGATCCGAACCTGCAGGTATTTCTTTACCTTCCGGCCGGCAAGGACGGTCCGAAGTTCTTGATGACCCAGAATTATCTGGTGCTCAAGGGCTACAATTTCTCCGACAGCTACGCGATGAGCGTGGCGCATATGACGGATCGGCTGAAGGGTGGTGGCGGCTTTGTGGATGATTGGCCGCGCAATACGGCTTTCCCAAATCTGAGCCAACGCAAGGCCATTCAGGAGGCGTTGATCCGGCTTGGGCTCTATCAGGGCGCGGTCGATGGGCGCATCGGGCCGATCAGCCAGGAGGCCTATGCGCGGTTCCAGGCGTCACGCGGCGAGGTGGCTGATGGCTTTATCACCAAGCAGTCCTATGAGGCTCTGGCGGCGGCCAGCCGGTAA
- a CDS encoding DUF459 domain-containing protein: MIRFVVAMLVGLLVFIDVAPALAQNHDTIVVAQEQRRRTLFDLLFGDEPAAPPPVQQPRRPREQQQAPAPTAALPPPAPTVNKAPDATRVAVFGDSLAIDLSRALERFYVDDPNLVVINQSVSSSGFVRFDFYDWDKAISEQIAADSFDVAIVTIGVNDRQEIVVGNARYAPLTEQWNAIYQGRISDFLGKLRAARKPVIWVGLPPMAKSDYSAAITHIGNIQRLASFSGGAEYLDIYERFLGEDGKYSSYGPDVSGQNALMRKEDGIHFSAAGADKLAFYLSQTIRTFYRGGAVSIAVVDPLSGTDAAVMMRPPFQGLGQTRLLEVAGAVIPISRVPARAGELLISSGMVPSAPPFTLEQLVQAPLGRADAFGVGIDPNADPLDARGGP; the protein is encoded by the coding sequence ATGATCCGTTTTGTCGTTGCCATGCTGGTCGGCCTGCTCGTCTTTATCGACGTGGCGCCTGCGCTTGCCCAGAACCATGACACGATTGTCGTGGCGCAGGAACAGCGTCGGCGGACGCTGTTTGATCTGCTGTTTGGCGATGAGCCAGCTGCGCCGCCGCCCGTGCAACAGCCCCGTCGACCCAGGGAGCAACAGCAGGCCCCCGCGCCAACCGCTGCGTTGCCGCCGCCTGCGCCGACGGTCAACAAGGCCCCTGACGCGACACGGGTGGCGGTGTTCGGCGATTCTCTTGCAATCGACCTCAGCCGGGCGCTGGAACGCTTCTATGTCGATGATCCCAATCTGGTCGTGATCAATCAGAGCGTCAGTTCATCCGGCTTTGTGCGTTTCGATTTCTACGATTGGGACAAGGCGATCAGCGAGCAGATCGCCGCGGACAGTTTTGACGTCGCCATCGTCACGATCGGCGTCAACGATCGGCAGGAAATCGTCGTCGGCAATGCACGTTATGCGCCGCTGACTGAGCAATGGAATGCCATCTATCAGGGGCGTATTTCCGATTTTCTCGGCAAGCTACGGGCAGCGCGGAAGCCGGTGATCTGGGTCGGTCTGCCGCCGATGGCAAAGAGCGATTACTCGGCTGCGATCACCCACATCGGCAATATCCAACGGCTCGCCAGTTTTTCGGGCGGGGCGGAGTATCTCGATATTTATGAGCGCTTCTTGGGCGAGGACGGGAAATACTCGTCCTACGGGCCCGATGTCAGCGGCCAGAACGCTCTGATGCGAAAAGAAGACGGCATCCATTTCTCGGCGGCGGGTGCCGACAAGCTGGCATTCTATCTGAGCCAGACCATTCGCACATTCTATCGCGGTGGGGCCGTTTCGATTGCGGTGGTTGACCCTCTCAGCGGGACGGATGCTGCCGTGATGATGCGACCGCCATTTCAGGGGCTCGGCCAGACGCGGCTGTTGGAAGTTGCCGGCGCGGTCATCCCGATCAGCCGTGTGCCAGCGCGGGCGGGTGAATTGCTGATCTCGTCGGGCATGGTGCCATCGGCACCACCGTTTACGCTTGAGCAGTTGGTGCAGGCGCCGCTGGGACGCGCAGATGCGTTCGGCGTGGGGATTGATCCCAATGCCGACCCGCTGGACGCGCGCGGTGGGCCTTAG
- the hpt gene encoding hypoxanthine phosphoribosyltransferase: protein MTGKPYIVEELISAKAIAARVEALAKEISTHFADTDKLVVVGLLRGSFIFIADLVRELDLPVEVDFLEASSYGNTMQSSREVRILKDLRGEIAGRDVLVVEDIIDTGHTLKHVLEILETRHPRRMEVCALLNKPSRRETDVQAKWVGFDIPDKFVVGYGIDYAQRNRNLPHIGAVRFTDSE from the coding sequence ATGACCGGCAAGCCCTATATCGTCGAAGAACTCATCTCCGCCAAGGCGATCGCCGCCCGCGTCGAGGCGCTGGCCAAGGAGATTTCGACTCACTTCGCCGACACCGACAAGCTGGTGGTCGTCGGCCTGCTGCGCGGCTCGTTCATCTTTATCGCCGATCTGGTGCGTGAACTCGACCTGCCGGTCGAAGTCGATTTCCTCGAAGCCTCGTCCTATGGCAACACCATGCAATCGAGCCGCGAAGTGCGCATCCTCAAGGATCTGCGCGGCGAAATAGCGGGCCGCGACGTGCTGGTGGTGGAAGACATCATCGACACCGGCCACACACTCAAGCACGTGCTCGAAATCCTTGAAACACGCCACCCGCGCCGTATGGAAGTCTGCGCCCTGCTCAACAAGCCCAGCCGTCGCGAAACCGATGTGCAGGCGAAATGGGTTGGCTTCGACATTCCCGACAAGTTCGTTGTCGGCTACGGCATCGACTACGCCCAGCGCAATCGCAATCTGCCCCATATCGGCGCCGTCCGCTTCACCGATTCGGAATAG
- a CDS encoding ABC transporter substrate-binding protein: MTKSLNRRQFGLGATALLAGASLPVTAFAQSATRTVTTLLGTYDIPKNPKRVVAIDPRTDYEPALVLGLPIIAVGQSEFWGDLSNTPRSPELISIPLPTTAEAVLALEPDLIICSGEDPSGDWWPAARLQQIAPVLTTTFTRKWQDDLLELADWLDRREPADKAVADYTAAADAIKVRYADQLAKDKVAILTFSAEFRSFNVFIPGGEYSDPKGQLLADVGAITIDPKILGDGESFGMESIVDVLGDVDAILLCNMGNGSVSDLEGDVLWQRLPAVVAGRVHESTGYMWYGSYFTAMKALGELEATLALGA; the protein is encoded by the coding sequence ATGACCAAATCGCTCAATCGTCGTCAGTTCGGCCTGGGTGCCACAGCTCTTTTGGCCGGCGCCAGCCTGCCTGTCACGGCGTTTGCGCAGAGCGCGACGCGGACGGTGACGACGTTGCTCGGAACCTACGATATTCCCAAGAACCCCAAGCGGGTCGTGGCGATTGATCCGCGAACCGACTATGAGCCGGCTTTGGTGCTGGGCCTGCCAATTATTGCCGTTGGGCAAAGCGAATTCTGGGGCGACCTCAGCAATACGCCGCGCTCGCCCGAGCTGATTTCGATACCGCTGCCGACCACTGCAGAGGCAGTGCTGGCGCTGGAGCCAGACTTGATCATCTGTTCGGGCGAAGACCCGAGCGGCGACTGGTGGCCGGCGGCGCGCCTGCAGCAGATTGCGCCAGTACTGACCACGACCTTTACCCGCAAATGGCAGGACGACCTGCTCGAGCTGGCAGATTGGCTGGATCGTCGTGAGCCCGCCGACAAGGCTGTGGCCGACTACACGGCAGCCGCCGACGCGATCAAGGTGCGCTATGCCGACCAGCTGGCCAAGGACAAGGTCGCCATTCTGACCTTCAGCGCCGAGTTCCGCTCGTTCAACGTCTTCATTCCAGGCGGTGAGTATTCGGACCCCAAGGGGCAACTGCTTGCCGACGTCGGGGCCATCACTATTGATCCCAAGATACTGGGCGACGGCGAAAGCTTTGGCATGGAGAGCATTGTCGACGTGCTGGGCGACGTCGATGCGATCCTGCTCTGTAATATGGGCAATGGTTCGGTGAGCGATCTTGAAGGCGACGTGCTGTGGCAGCGGCTGCCGGCTGTGGTGGCCGGACGCGTCCACGAGTCGACGGGCTATATGTGGTACGGCTCGTATTTCACGGCGATGAAGGCCCTGGGTGAACTAGAAGCCACCCTGGCGCTCGGCGCATAA
- a CDS encoding glutamate synthase subunit beta, which yields MGKVTGFLEIEREEPRYEPASDRIRHFGEFTIPMTEGRIVDQAARCMDCGVPFCHGDTGCPVHNQIPDWNDLVFNGDWEEAARNLHSTNNFPEFTGRICPAPCEEACTLNLEDVPVAIKTVEQAIADRAIRSGWIKPQVAKAKTGKSVAIVGSGPAGLAAAQQLARAGHDVHLYEREPKAGGLMRYGIPDFKMEKEHIDFRVEQMEAEGVTFHYGENIGVTRPLSDLQAKHDAVLLAGGSEKPRDVDSEGIELNGVHYAMPFLVQQNRRLGGEDVSEQLQLTAAGKHVVVVGGGDTASDCVGTSFRQGAIAVTQLDVRPMPPELENKMTNWPNWAVKMRTSSSQAEGAIREFAAGTMKIIGNAKGQVTGVECARVDRARQPIPGTEFIIKADLVLLAIGFASPVHEGMLTELGAQLDKRGNLFADTLSYKTTVAKVYAAGDMRRGQSLVVWAIREGRQAARSIDYDLMGKTDLPR from the coding sequence ATGGGTAAGGTAACAGGCTTTCTCGAGATCGAACGCGAAGAGCCACGCTATGAGCCGGCCTCCGATCGTATCCGCCATTTCGGCGAGTTCACCATTCCGATGACCGAAGGGCGCATCGTCGATCAGGCGGCGCGCTGCATGGATTGCGGCGTTCCGTTCTGCCACGGCGATACGGGCTGTCCGGTGCACAACCAGATCCCCGACTGGAACGATCTGGTGTTCAACGGCGACTGGGAAGAAGCCGCGCGCAACCTGCATTCGACCAACAACTTCCCCGAATTTACCGGCCGCATCTGCCCCGCTCCCTGCGAGGAAGCCTGCACGCTCAACCTTGAAGACGTGCCTGTCGCCATCAAGACGGTGGAACAGGCGATTGCCGACCGAGCCATCCGCTCGGGCTGGATCAAGCCACAGGTCGCCAAGGCCAAGACCGGCAAGTCGGTCGCCATTGTCGGCTCCGGCCCCGCAGGTCTGGCGGCTGCCCAGCAGTTGGCCCGCGCCGGTCACGACGTGCATCTTTATGAGCGCGAACCCAAGGCTGGCGGCCTGATGCGCTATGGCATTCCCGACTTCAAGATGGAGAAGGAACACATCGACTTCCGCGTCGAGCAGATGGAAGCTGAAGGCGTGACCTTCCACTATGGCGAAAACATCGGCGTCACCCGCCCGCTCTCTGATCTCCAGGCCAAGCACGACGCCGTGCTGCTGGCCGGTGGTTCGGAAAAGCCACGCGACGTCGATAGCGAAGGCATTGAGCTCAATGGTGTCCACTACGCCATGCCATTCCTCGTACAGCAGAACCGTCGCCTCGGCGGCGAGGATGTGTCGGAACAGCTCCAGCTGACTGCCGCCGGCAAGCATGTCGTGGTGGTTGGTGGCGGCGATACTGCGTCCGACTGCGTCGGCACCAGCTTCCGCCAGGGCGCCATCGCCGTGACCCAGCTTGACGTGCGGCCAATGCCGCCAGAGCTAGAAAACAAGATGACCAACTGGCCCAACTGGGCGGTCAAGATGCGCACATCCTCATCGCAGGCCGAAGGCGCCATCCGCGAATTTGCGGCTGGCACCATGAAGATCATTGGCAATGCCAAGGGTCAGGTCACGGGCGTTGAATGCGCGCGCGTCGATCGCGCACGCCAGCCCATCCCCGGCACCGAGTTCATCATCAAGGCGGACTTGGTGCTTTTGGCCATCGGCTTCGCGTCGCCGGTGCATGAAGGCATGCTGACCGAACTGGGCGCGCAGCTCGACAAGCGCGGCAATCTCTTTGCCGACACGCTGAGCTACAAGACCACCGTTGCCAAGGTATATGCCGCAGGCGACATGCGCCGTGGCCAGTCGCTCGTCGTCTGGGCCATCCGCGAAGGCCGCCAGGCCGCTCGCTCCATCGACTACGACCTGATGGGCAAGACCGACCTGCCGCGCTGA